A single Armatimonadia bacterium DNA region contains:
- a CDS encoding TIM barrel protein, producing MTESWRQTVDLGLVHFMAYPITADGGPILESARAIAKDDFWNVLEVRRCNQPGVHAELKAIADQAGLKLGVGAQPDLLGAKLSLNDPDENGRRAAIDTVKKAIDAAYELDARIVACLTGKDPGEADRERQLDLLVDSLTQLCKYSQEKASDYVAWLSVETFDYDVDKACLLGPTDRAADVMTRVKGNGISNIGLTIDLSHLPMLREDYAECISLAGEHLIHVHVGNCVCADKDLPGYGDLHPRFDYPGGENGVEELRRFLEALTYGGYFKAQVPTGRPIVTFEVKPMPGEDTEIILAQTKRVFKQAWAML from the coding sequence ATGACCGAGTCATGGCGTCAGACAGTGGATCTGGGCCTCGTGCATTTCATGGCCTACCCAATCACCGCCGACGGCGGGCCGATCCTTGAGAGTGCGCGTGCCATCGCCAAGGACGACTTCTGGAATGTACTCGAGGTTCGCCGCTGCAACCAGCCTGGCGTTCACGCTGAGCTAAAAGCCATCGCCGACCAGGCCGGGCTGAAGCTTGGCGTCGGTGCGCAGCCGGACCTGCTCGGCGCGAAGCTAAGCCTCAACGATCCGGACGAGAATGGCCGGCGTGCGGCCATCGACACCGTCAAGAAGGCCATCGATGCTGCGTACGAACTCGATGCCCGCATCGTTGCCTGCCTCACCGGCAAGGACCCTGGAGAGGCCGACCGCGAGCGACAGCTCGACCTGCTGGTCGACTCCCTGACCCAGCTCTGCAAGTACTCCCAGGAGAAGGCCAGCGACTACGTCGCCTGGCTCTCGGTCGAGACCTTTGACTACGATGTTGACAAGGCCTGCCTCCTTGGGCCGACCGACCGGGCCGCCGACGTCATGACCCGCGTCAAGGGCAACGGCATCTCCAACATCGGTCTGACGATCGACCTGTCCCACCTCCCGATGCTGCGCGAGGACTACGCCGAGTGCATCAGCCTCGCCGGCGAGCACCTCATCCACGTGCACGTGGGCAACTGCGTCTGCGCCGACAAGGACCTCCCCGGCTATGGCGATCTGCACCCGCGCTTTGACTACCCGGGCGGCGAGAACGGCGTCGAGGAGCTGCGCAGGTTCCTGGAAGCCCTCACCTACGGCGGGTACTTCAAGGCCCAGGTCCCGACCGGTCGACCGATCGTGACCTTCGAAGTCAAGCCAATGCCCGGCGAGGACACTGAGATCATCCTTGCTCAGACCAAGCGCGTGTTCAAGCAGGCTTGGGCGATGCTCTAG
- a CDS encoding GNAT family N-acetyltransferase, with translation METSAESRKIRFAQPEDAPRCADIAAAAWERVWTAQREMLGEELYQLHNPDPEGNKRQQVQNFVTEYSKWTLVTEITPASGSPVIAGFITFVPYRDRGIAEIGNNGVDPAFQGRGIGVAQCREVLRVLREMGMASVSVNTGLDEGHAPARAMYEKAGFDRSTPHVRYYLKL, from the coding sequence ATGGAGACCTCCGCCGAGAGCCGCAAGATCCGGTTCGCACAGCCCGAGGATGCGCCCCGTTGTGCCGACATCGCCGCAGCAGCCTGGGAGAGAGTGTGGACGGCCCAGCGCGAGATGCTCGGCGAGGAGCTCTACCAGCTCCACAACCCGGACCCCGAAGGCAACAAGCGCCAGCAGGTCCAGAACTTCGTCACCGAGTACTCCAAGTGGACGCTTGTCACCGAGATCACCCCGGCGTCCGGCTCCCCTGTGATCGCCGGCTTCATCACCTTCGTGCCCTACCGCGACCGTGGCATCGCAGAGATCGGCAACAACGGTGTCGATCCGGCCTTTCAGGGCCGTGGCATCGGCGTCGCCCAGTGCCGTGAGGTGCTGCGAGTGCTCCGTGAGATGGGAATGGCCTCCGTAAGCGTCAACACGGGCCTCGATGAGGGGCACGCACCGGCGCGAGCCATGTACGAGAAGGCCGGCTTTGACCGATCTACCCCGCATGTCCGCTATTACCTGAAGCTGTAG
- a CDS encoding aldose 1-epimerase, which produces MPLYTHERNYGCRVQDELVYRGLRLLVLENELIRITVLLDKGADIYEFVYKPRDVDFLWRSPLGLRPPMVSHDTRPATHGPFSDYYEGGWQECLPNGGRTCTYKGVELGQHGEVWGIPWRHQVLEDSPECVSVKLGCRTPRSPYLLERTMTLRSGIPVVQIDEAVTNESSETLDLMWGHHPAYGPPFLDESCVLDCAAQTVVVDKNVGTESQLPAGARFAWPVGKTRDGREWDVSRVTPPEQRVTEMTYLTDLQEGWYALTNQSKRVGVGMAFDTNVFRHLWCWQNLAGETGWPFWGRCYVMAVEPFSSIPAILTKAIEAGTQLTIESGQTLKTWIRAVAYEGRERVSGIAPDGTLR; this is translated from the coding sequence ATGCCGCTCTACACCCATGAGCGCAACTACGGTTGCCGCGTACAGGACGAGTTGGTCTACCGCGGCTTGCGCCTTCTTGTTCTTGAGAACGAGCTGATCCGCATCACCGTCTTGCTTGACAAGGGCGCCGACATCTATGAGTTCGTATACAAGCCTCGTGACGTGGACTTCCTGTGGCGCAGTCCGTTGGGACTTCGCCCGCCGATGGTCAGCCACGACACGCGCCCCGCGACTCACGGGCCCTTCAGCGACTACTACGAGGGAGGCTGGCAGGAGTGTCTGCCCAACGGCGGACGAACCTGTACCTATAAGGGAGTCGAACTGGGCCAGCACGGGGAGGTTTGGGGCATCCCCTGGCGTCACCAGGTGCTTGAGGACAGCCCCGAGTGCGTCAGTGTGAAGCTCGGGTGCCGGACTCCGCGCTCGCCCTACCTGCTGGAGCGCACCATGACCTTGCGCTCCGGTATCCCGGTGGTGCAGATCGACGAGGCCGTGACCAATGAGAGCAGCGAGACCCTTGACCTGATGTGGGGACACCACCCGGCCTACGGTCCGCCCTTCCTCGATGAGTCCTGTGTGCTGGACTGCGCGGCCCAGACAGTCGTGGTGGACAAGAACGTGGGCACGGAGTCGCAGCTACCGGCGGGTGCACGCTTCGCCTGGCCGGTCGGCAAGACCAGGGACGGACGCGAATGGGACGTCAGCCGAGTCACACCCCCGGAGCAGCGCGTCACGGAGATGACCTACCTGACCGACCTACAAGAAGGGTGGTACGCCCTCACCAACCAGAGCAAGCGCGTCGGCGTGGGCATGGCCTTTGACACCAACGTCTTCCGTCATCTATGGTGTTGGCAGAACCTGGCGGGCGAGACCGGCTGGCCCTTCTGGGGGCGCTGCTACGTGATGGCGGTCGAGCCTTTCAGCAGCATTCCGGCGATCCTCACCAAAGCCATCGAGGCCGGGACCCAGTTGACGATCGAGTCGGGCCAGACCCTCAAGACCTGGATCCGGGCGGTCGCCTACGAGGGTCGCGAGCGAGTCTCGGGGATCGCTCCGGACGGAACCCTTCGTTAG
- a CDS encoding beta-ketoacyl-[acyl-carrier-protein] synthase family protein, with protein sequence MVVTGLGAVTPFGTGVKAFWQGLIANRRALARIIKFDPTGLRNEKGGQVWDWSFDASAFGLTSPPDDATQFLLTAAREALTDAAWEVPASEASRAGAILSTNFGGSVSWDAYVESWLAGEASAACFKEFSFDTALNHLCRLFGLRGPMSVLSVACASGAAALGTAFDYVRYGRADVMLAGGHDALARSPLGGLSVLRTITANDILPFSANRSGTLFGEGAGVLVLEELDHAQARGARIYCEVLGSWQNNNAYHLTAPDPGGNGMIRVLTEALADADLAPERLDYINAHGTGTEYHDPEETHAIKTVLGEHAAEIPVSSIKGAIGHLMGAAGAVEAIATVKALETQLVPPTMNDGVPDPAMDLDYVVNQSRPWPVHYAASISAGVGGSNACVVLGEIGGDQA encoded by the coding sequence GTGGTTGTCACGGGGCTTGGAGCCGTGACACCTTTCGGCACCGGCGTGAAGGCCTTCTGGCAGGGCCTGATCGCGAACCGGCGGGCGCTCGCGCGCATCATCAAGTTCGACCCTACCGGCCTTCGCAATGAGAAGGGCGGGCAGGTCTGGGACTGGTCCTTTGACGCGAGTGCCTTCGGGCTGACCTCTCCCCCGGATGACGCGACTCAGTTCCTGCTCACGGCGGCTCGGGAAGCCCTAACAGATGCTGCCTGGGAGGTTCCCGCGTCGGAGGCATCACGGGCCGGGGCCATCCTGTCCACCAACTTCGGCGGCTCGGTGTCCTGGGATGCCTACGTCGAGAGCTGGTTGGCCGGTGAGGCGTCTGCGGCTTGCTTCAAGGAGTTCAGCTTCGACACGGCTCTTAACCACCTGTGCCGGCTCTTCGGTCTGCGCGGGCCCATGAGCGTGCTGTCGGTCGCCTGTGCCTCGGGAGCGGCCGCCCTTGGGACCGCCTTCGACTACGTGCGCTACGGTCGGGCCGATGTAATGCTCGCCGGAGGGCATGACGCCCTGGCTCGGAGCCCACTGGGCGGCCTGAGCGTTCTGCGCACGATCACTGCCAACGACATCCTCCCCTTCAGTGCAAACCGCAGTGGCACGCTCTTCGGTGAGGGCGCCGGAGTGCTGGTCCTGGAGGAGCTGGATCACGCTCAGGCTCGTGGCGCGCGCATCTACTGCGAGGTCCTGGGGAGCTGGCAGAACAACAACGCCTACCATCTCACTGCCCCCGATCCCGGCGGCAACGGGATGATCCGTGTGCTGACCGAGGCGCTGGCAGATGCGGACCTTGCTCCCGAGCGTCTCGACTACATCAATGCCCACGGTACCGGAACCGAGTACCACGATCCTGAGGAGACGCACGCGATCAAGACCGTCCTCGGCGAGCATGCCGCGGAGATTCCGGTGAGCTCCATCAAGGGCGCCATCGGGCACCTGATGGGCGCTGCGGGAGCCGTGGAGGCGATCGCCACGGTGAAGGCCCTCGAGACCCAACTGGTGCCGCCCACTATGAACGACGGTGTGCCGGACCCGGCGATGGACCTGGATTACGTGGTGAACCAGTCGCGCCCCTGGCCGGTGCACTACGCCGCATCGATCAGCGCAGGGGTCGGCGGCAGCAACGCCTGCGTTGTCCTCGGCGAGATCGGAGGTGACCAGGCATGA
- a CDS encoding polysaccharide deacetylase family protein, giving the protein MSPCRQRPQPIFALLFPILLACTTATCQAALEPLSHLGLRSSLIPPYDLSRPFAEDEPALKGMNPQLEKQLLEALQQVPLTERILKVAVAEEGGAPVALIKVQVGDAQSRLFSLSSVEQDAAAALAAAFALPLQLRHVDFWAVLPELDHAGTEWHRTVFSVAAERRLYQQLTAAGQRTPRELLASLSAVRYDPVFTHYAVDWASAEGSMPRTAYTAPRLAEEWDGLLKEGRSVVQDLPGPSSLVRTILGDVPNGGKVAITVDDGPHPLITPLFLDILRREHVKVTFFVVGDKAEEYPGLIREIARDGHDIGNHTYSHRRFSKLSTEEAYAELRACSKIVATLTGTVPSFLRPPGGDFNADVLQVADRLGLTTALWTHNAGDWTRLTPEAVVNRATYGIRSGDVILMHQGDMRSVAALPLIIQRLRSRGLTPAPLSEVCGAGVQRIPARLAVAQRARLNLTE; this is encoded by the coding sequence ATGAGCCCTTGCCGTCAGAGACCGCAGCCCATCTTCGCACTCCTCTTCCCTATCCTGCTGGCGTGCACCACGGCCACCTGTCAGGCCGCCCTCGAGCCACTCTCCCATCTGGGACTGCGGTCGTCCCTGATTCCGCCCTATGACCTGAGCCGGCCCTTTGCCGAGGACGAACCGGCCCTCAAGGGGATGAACCCGCAGCTTGAGAAGCAACTGCTCGAAGCGCTGCAGCAGGTGCCGCTCACGGAGCGGATCCTGAAGGTCGCTGTGGCGGAGGAAGGTGGCGCTCCCGTCGCACTCATCAAGGTGCAGGTTGGGGACGCGCAGAGTCGGCTGTTCTCGCTTTCGTCCGTCGAGCAGGACGCAGCAGCCGCCTTGGCCGCTGCTTTCGCGCTGCCCCTGCAACTGCGACATGTGGACTTCTGGGCGGTGCTCCCTGAACTGGACCATGCGGGCACCGAGTGGCATCGGACGGTCTTCTCGGTGGCCGCTGAGCGTCGTCTCTACCAGCAGTTGACGGCAGCGGGTCAGCGCACGCCGCGCGAGCTTCTAGCCTCACTCAGTGCTGTCCGCTATGATCCCGTCTTTACCCACTACGCGGTGGACTGGGCTTCGGCGGAGGGCTCCATGCCCCGCACAGCCTACACCGCACCACGACTGGCCGAAGAGTGGGATGGTCTACTGAAGGAGGGCCGGTCGGTCGTCCAGGACCTGCCGGGCCCGAGCAGCCTGGTCCGCACGATCCTCGGCGACGTCCCCAACGGCGGCAAGGTGGCGATCACCGTCGACGATGGCCCGCACCCGCTCATCACGCCGCTGTTCCTGGACATCCTACGCCGTGAGCACGTGAAGGTGACCTTCTTCGTGGTCGGTGACAAGGCCGAGGAGTATCCGGGGCTGATCCGTGAGATCGCTCGCGACGGCCACGACATCGGCAACCATACCTACTCGCACCGGCGTTTCTCGAAGCTCTCGACGGAGGAGGCCTATGCCGAGCTCCGGGCCTGCTCCAAGATCGTGGCGACGCTCACCGGTACCGTCCCTTCCTTCCTGCGTCCGCCGGGCGGGGACTTCAATGCAGACGTCCTTCAGGTCGCTGACAGGCTTGGGCTGACGACCGCACTGTGGACCCACAACGCCGGCGACTGGACCCGCCTGACGCCGGAGGCGGTTGTGAACCGTGCGACCTACGGCATCCGCTCCGGCGACGTGATCCTCATGCACCAGGGAGACATGCGCAGCGTGGCCGCGCTGCCGCTCATCATCCAGCGGCTGCGCTCCCGGGGGCTGACTCCGGCGCCGCTGTCCGAAGTCTGCGGAGCGGGCGTCCAGCGCATACCGGCCCGTCTGGCGGTAGCGCAGCGTGCACGCCTCAATTTGACAGAATAG
- a CDS encoding epoxyqueuosine reductase QueH, with amino-acid sequence MSEMPGLLLHVCCGPCATAVVERLSERFRVTMLWYNPNLEPDEEHDLRLAQARKVAEHLGCDLVVIPPDEEGWLQAVSGHEADPEGGERCRLCYEYRLRRTAQEAVERGFGTVATTLTVSPHKSAAVINEIGRQVTHGVQASFLAEDFKKQNGFLRSLELSREWELYRQRYCGCRFSQR; translated from the coding sequence ATGTCGGAGATGCCCGGGCTTCTTTTGCACGTCTGCTGCGGTCCCTGCGCGACGGCGGTTGTGGAGCGCCTTTCAGAGCGCTTCCGCGTGACCATGCTCTGGTACAACCCGAATCTGGAGCCCGACGAAGAGCATGACCTGCGACTGGCGCAAGCCCGCAAAGTCGCTGAGCACCTGGGTTGTGACCTGGTGGTGATCCCGCCCGACGAGGAGGGGTGGCTGCAGGCTGTGAGCGGTCACGAGGCCGACCCCGAGGGCGGTGAGCGCTGTCGCCTGTGCTACGAGTACCGTCTCCGTCGGACGGCACAGGAGGCAGTCGAGCGTGGCTTCGGCACCGTTGCGACCACTCTGACCGTCAGCCCCCACAAGTCGGCCGCGGTGATCAATGAGATCGGGCGGCAGGTGACGCACGGTGTCCAGGCTAGCTTCCTCGCGGAGGACTTCAAGAAGCAGAACGGCTTCCTCCGCAGTCTCGAGCTGAGCCGCGAGTGGGAGCTGTACCGGCAACGTTACTGCGGCTGCCGCTTCTCGCAACGCTGA
- a CDS encoding dual specificity protein phosphatase family protein, translating into MRHSQITEQIWCGGELGPGDWEALYAQGVRVDLSLQEEKRDDFGGLSPEAELWLPATDWYMPSLDQLLLATQFISSAVALGKKIVVHCKLGVGRAPLTVACYLVTQGLRTRDALEYMRERRPLVEPNRGQVQVVEEFEDLYQSVREALPRVIGGSQPPQE; encoded by the coding sequence ATGAGACACAGTCAGATAACTGAGCAGATCTGGTGCGGCGGTGAACTGGGGCCCGGCGACTGGGAAGCGCTCTATGCCCAGGGCGTGCGGGTTGATCTGAGCCTGCAAGAGGAGAAGCGCGACGACTTCGGCGGCCTGAGCCCGGAGGCGGAGTTGTGGCTGCCCGCTACGGACTGGTACATGCCAAGCCTGGATCAGCTCCTCCTCGCGACGCAGTTCATCTCCTCGGCCGTCGCCCTGGGCAAGAAGATCGTGGTCCACTGCAAGCTCGGGGTCGGTCGTGCCCCGCTGACGGTGGCCTGCTATCTGGTGACCCAGGGCCTGCGAACCCGGGACGCCCTTGAGTACATGCGGGAGCGCCGGCCCCTTGTGGAGCCGAACCGGGGTCAGGTGCAGGTTGTGGAGGAGTTCGAGGACCTCTACCAATCAGTGCGCGAGGCCCTGCCTCGGGTCATCGGCGGGAGCCAACCACCGCAGGAGTGA
- a CDS encoding Gfo/Idh/MocA family oxidoreductase, whose protein sequence is MSDTLRAGILGLGNISNAHVQGYKKTEGVELVAGADVNQEAVQAAEAKHGIKGYADWRQMLDEAELDVVSICTPPFLHREMAVEALSKGIHVLCEKPIAATLEDAEIMAAAAKEYPAKLMIAYCHRWHPVMLKVKQLIDAGILGKPLFFRCAFAGWAKFSTNHRAIKSQAGGGALMDNGSHATDIYQFLLGKIRNVSCRAGTLVQDIETDDVAIMIFEGENGCYGEVIVGYSLPGDHTEFKIIGEKGVIRVDNYWSGPVRFQPAGAQEWLEHEVPAGDRFQGEFAHFIAAVKGETELSSTAETALHVERVITAAYADAEKKGIAIC, encoded by the coding sequence ATGTCCGATACGTTGCGTGCCGGGATCCTTGGCCTGGGCAACATCTCCAATGCCCACGTTCAGGGCTACAAGAAGACTGAGGGCGTGGAGTTGGTGGCCGGGGCAGACGTGAATCAGGAAGCTGTGCAGGCGGCCGAGGCCAAGCATGGGATCAAGGGGTACGCCGACTGGCGACAGATGCTCGATGAAGCCGAATTGGATGTCGTCAGCATCTGCACTCCGCCCTTCCTGCACCGTGAGATGGCCGTCGAGGCCCTTTCCAAGGGCATCCACGTTCTGTGCGAGAAGCCCATCGCCGCGACCCTGGAGGACGCCGAGATCATGGCCGCTGCAGCGAAGGAGTACCCGGCGAAGCTCATGATCGCCTACTGCCACCGCTGGCATCCGGTGATGCTCAAGGTCAAGCAGCTCATCGACGCGGGGATCCTCGGCAAGCCCCTGTTCTTCCGCTGCGCCTTCGCAGGATGGGCGAAGTTCTCCACCAACCACCGGGCGATCAAGAGCCAGGCAGGCGGCGGAGCTCTGATGGACAACGGTTCCCACGCCACCGACATCTACCAGTTCCTTCTGGGCAAGATCCGCAACGTGTCCTGCCGTGCGGGCACGCTGGTGCAGGACATCGAGACCGACGACGTGGCCATCATGATCTTCGAGGGTGAGAACGGGTGCTACGGTGAGGTCATCGTCGGCTACTCGCTGCCGGGCGACCACACCGAGTTCAAGATCATTGGCGAGAAGGGCGTAATCCGCGTCGATAACTACTGGTCCGGGCCGGTGCGCTTCCAGCCCGCGGGCGCCCAGGAGTGGCTCGAGCATGAAGTGCCGGCCGGTGACCGCTTCCAGGGCGAGTTCGCGCACTTTATCGCCGCCGTCAAGGGTGAGACCGAACTGAGCAGCACGGCAGAGACCGCGCTGCATGTGGAGAGGGTCATCACCGCAGCCTACGCCGACGCAGAGAAGAAGGGCATCGCGATCTGCTAG
- a CDS encoding response regulator transcription factor: protein MTEAVESPVALIIEDEVGLAEVESDILAGLGCHTHLAMTGADGLRAARLILPDLVLLDLGLPDVEGMSICRAILGLRRPRVMVVTGVLDGDTATTALELGADDYVRKPFHLYELQARARAVLQRTGQVRSGSLKVGRLVIDRDACRVTVDGRPVELSATELRLLIFLAEHPGWVFSKEQLLGALWPGNRDAHSVQVHISNLRRRMEPEGTPESLIQTVKGLGYRLSPYGNGSARSSKGG from the coding sequence ATGACGGAGGCAGTTGAGAGCCCAGTTGCGCTTATCATTGAGGACGAGGTGGGGCTAGCCGAGGTCGAGTCAGACATCTTGGCGGGGCTCGGATGCCATACCCACCTTGCCATGACCGGCGCTGACGGCCTCAGAGCCGCACGCCTCATCCTGCCGGATTTAGTGCTCCTCGATCTGGGCCTGCCCGACGTGGAGGGCATGAGCATCTGCCGGGCGATCCTGGGTTTGCGCCGGCCCCGCGTGATGGTCGTCACGGGGGTGCTCGACGGTGACACGGCCACGACAGCCTTGGAGCTCGGAGCCGACGACTACGTCAGGAAGCCCTTCCACCTGTATGAACTGCAGGCCCGCGCTAGAGCCGTTCTGCAGCGAACGGGGCAGGTACGTTCGGGGAGCCTGAAGGTGGGACGGCTTGTGATCGACCGGGATGCCTGCCGCGTCACGGTTGATGGCCGCCCGGTGGAGCTGAGTGCCACCGAGCTCAGGCTTCTGATCTTCCTTGCCGAGCATCCCGGCTGGGTCTTCTCCAAGGAGCAGCTTCTGGGTGCACTGTGGCCGGGCAACCGGGATGCCCACTCCGTTCAGGTGCATATCTCGAACCTGCGACGCAGAATGGAACCCGAGGGGACGCCGGAGAGTCTGATCCAGACCGTCAAAGGCCTTGGCTATCGCCTCTCGCCCTACGGAAACGGCTCGGCGCGGTCGAGCAAAGGCGGGTAA
- a CDS encoding glycerate kinase, whose translation MKVVVAPDSFKGSLTAHQVCDAIAQGIRAADPEAQVVLVPVADGGEGTVQSLVDATQGQLVKVQVEGPLGAPVTAVFGLLSDGETAVIEMAAASGLPLVPVADRNPLLTSTYGTGELIRAALDRGCRRLIIGIGGSATNDGGAGMAQALGAQFLAADGTPLGRMTGGRLAEVAHIDSSKLDPRLKDASLRVACDVDNLLFGPKGAAHVYGPQKGASPQMVETLDAGLEHYAERLRSDLGADVALVPGAGAAGGLGAGLLAFCGASLERGVQIVLDTLDLPGKVQGADLVITGEGRVDFQTAFGKTCSGVAQVARAAGVPVVALGGSVELGIGGFDAVLSMVNEPLALEAAMEPERARAMLAFAAEQVVRLVRLAPAGNKPHGGE comes from the coding sequence GTGAAAGTCGTGGTCGCTCCCGACTCTTTCAAAGGCAGCTTGACCGCTCACCAGGTGTGTGACGCGATCGCACAGGGCATCCGGGCCGCGGATCCCGAAGCGCAGGTCGTTCTGGTTCCGGTGGCCGACGGTGGGGAAGGTACGGTCCAGTCCCTGGTCGACGCCACGCAGGGACAGCTCGTCAAGGTGCAGGTCGAGGGTCCCCTTGGCGCTCCGGTGACAGCCGTTTTCGGCCTCCTGAGCGATGGCGAGACGGCGGTAATCGAGATGGCGGCCGCCTCCGGTCTGCCTCTTGTGCCCGTCGCCGACCGGAACCCGCTTCTGACCAGCACCTATGGCACCGGTGAGCTCATCAGGGCAGCACTGGACCGGGGCTGTCGTCGCCTGATCATCGGGATCGGAGGAAGCGCCACCAACGATGGTGGCGCAGGGATGGCCCAGGCACTGGGCGCGCAGTTCCTGGCCGCTGACGGTACGCCGCTGGGGCGGATGACCGGCGGCCGGCTGGCTGAGGTCGCACACATCGACTCCTCCAAGCTCGATCCTCGCTTGAAGGACGCGAGCCTTCGGGTGGCGTGTGATGTGGACAACCTGCTTTTCGGCCCGAAGGGGGCTGCACACGTGTACGGTCCCCAGAAGGGCGCTTCGCCGCAGATGGTGGAGACCCTCGATGCCGGGCTGGAGCACTACGCCGAGCGCCTGCGTTCGGACCTGGGAGCTGACGTCGCTCTCGTGCCCGGAGCCGGTGCCGCCGGAGGACTAGGCGCGGGACTGCTGGCCTTCTGCGGGGCGTCTCTGGAGCGCGGGGTTCAGATCGTACTGGACACTCTCGATCTTCCGGGGAAGGTCCAGGGCGCCGACCTTGTGATCACCGGCGAGGGGCGCGTCGACTTTCAGACGGCCTTCGGCAAGACCTGCAGCGGCGTCGCGCAGGTTGCTCGAGCTGCAGGCGTACCGGTCGTGGCCCTCGGTGGAAGCGTTGAGTTGGGCATCGGTGGGTTCGACGCGGTGCTCTCAATGGTGAACGAGCCGCTGGCCCTCGAAGCGGCCATGGAGCCGGAACGCGCCAGGGCGATGCTCGCTTTTGCGGCGGAGCAGGTTGTGCGGCTGGTGAGACTGGCACCGGCAGGGAACAAGCCACACGGGGGCGAATAG